From the genome of Helicoverpa zea isolate HzStark_Cry1AcR chromosome 1, ilHelZeax1.1, whole genome shotgun sequence, one region includes:
- the LOC124641251 gene encoding uncharacterized protein LOC124641251, with protein MDVHSDYVENARSILSFDNLNYYKAEDSGYHTSYTPGSLEHSELSSAFLDQSVVATTAYIDQIHVDYVTPEVAYRYGQLKPRNDNCTNTPPPRRAAKRPYSSVESTKQASTIPTPTTWIAGKIQSLEVSEDKENTTTSTPSETSHGTGRHKRFIYRLNICEQKFSYPITPVKRNCRLSPCKKSGRKLDFVIHSLSCDRHELPTVPKQILQPTLGEPQPVLARPNQKIDILGLLNQKCAIPPLKNIFRYLSNEDICNFCAVSSTWNDIWNSHSSIEKKLEIRKYLKSAEENRENRAKQRSSRIIKGTRLYDACLKDINNDMKDYPVSSTPSSPQYSPRTNRFRKFMKTASMDSRMQVSCVRCSQPAKVTEEPTGEEWVECTSASCCFQFCRHCNCSRHPGKSCDQYDLNAPSPSKRKKCDYAVGTKKSRKNLRRLL; from the exons ATGGATGTGCACTCCGATTACGTTGAAAATGCGAGGTCTATCCTCTCTTTCGACAACTTGAATTACTACAAAGCCGAGGACAGCGGATATCATACATCGTACACACCTGGTTCCTTGGAACATTCGGAACTATCGAGTGCATTTCTGGATCAATCTGTGGTAGCGACTACAGCTTACATTGATCAAATCCATGTGGATTATGTTACACCTGAAGTGGCATATAGGTACGGTCAGTTAAAACCTCGTAATGACAATTGTACGAACACTCCACCGCCAAGACGGGCTGCAAAACGCCCTTATTCTAGCGTCGAATCTACAAAACAAGCATCGACAATCCCTACTCCTACAACATGGATTGCGGGTAAAATTCAGAGTTTGGAAGTCAGTGAAGATAAAGAAAACACCACCACAAGTACACCATCAGAAACCTCACATGGTACTGGAAGACATAAAAGATTTATCTACAGATTGAACATATGCGAACAGAAATTTTCATATCCAATAACGCCTGTGAAGAGGAACTGTAGATTAAGTCCCTGTAAAAAATCTGGTAGGAAACTAGATTTTGTCATACATTCACTATCATGTGATAGGCATGAGCTACCAACAGTACCCAAGCAAATATTACAACCTACACTAGGAGAGCCACAACCTGTTCTAGCCAGACCCAACCAAAAAATAGATATATTAGGATTGTTAAACCAGAAATGTGCCATACcacctttaaaaaatatttttcgctaTCTAAGTAATGAAGATATTTGCAACTTTTGTGCTGTAAGCAGCACATGGAATGATATTTGGAACTCACATAGCAGTATTGAAAAGAAACTGGAAATAAGAAAGTATCTTAAATCAGCAGAAGAAAACAGAGAGAATCGTGCTAAACAGCGCAGTAGTAGGATCATCAAAGGCACAAGGTTGTATGATGCCTGTCTCAAAGATATCAACAATGATATGAAAGATTACCCTGTAAGCAGTACACCCAGTAGTCCACAGTATTCACCAAGAACAAACAGATTCAGGAAGTTCATGAag ACTGCATCAATGGATTCAAGAATGCAGGTGTCCTGTGTCCGTTGCTCACAACCTGCGAAAGTAACAGAAGAACCTACAGGAGAGGAGTGGGTTGAGTGCACAAGTGCTTCTTGTTGTTTCCAATTTTGCAGACATTGTAATTGCAGCAGGCATCCAGGTAAGAGCTGTGATCAATACGACCTTAATGCTCCCAGCCCCTCCAAAAGAAAGAAATGTGATTATGCTGTTGGCACAAAGAAAAGCAGAAAGAACTTGCGTAGACTTCTGTGA